One part of the Drosophila teissieri strain GT53w chromosome 3R, Prin_Dtei_1.1, whole genome shotgun sequence genome encodes these proteins:
- the LOC122622346 gene encoding palmitoyltransferase ZDHHC6, with the protein MSAEISGFRRFLHWGPIAALSIIKCITLTTLYMNSMWWPPNESFAGFAHQALFLLLSTLATFNYVMATLTGPGLMPKRWHPKDPKDAQFLQYCKKCEGYKAPRSHHCRKCDRCVKKMDHHCPWINHCVGWANHAYFTYFLLFSILGSLQGTVVLCCSFWRGIYRYYYLTHGLAHLASVQFTLLSIIMCILGMGLAIGVVIGLSMLLFIQLKTIVNNQTGIEIWIVEKAIYRRYRNADCDDEFLYPYDLGWRANLRLVFNDECQKQGDGIEWPVAEGCDQYTLTREQLAQKEEKRARTRTFRCIGPVTGRWLPIFSQGWRVCVAAPCSDEPRISLRPNDMIKVTRFRNHWLFGERVLSEQELAGDKKRQRKGPIRGWFPRRSAVEVIEAVQQGSGGDGNSETPAPLAQNGIAHSHLKQQQRNGHAKKYM; encoded by the exons ATGAGTGCTGAAATATCCGGCTTCCGGCGGTTCCTGCACTGGGGCCCCATTGCCGCCCTTA GCATCATCAAGTGCATAACGCTGACGACGCTCTACATGAACTCGATGTGGTGGCCGCCAAATGAATCATTCGCTGGATTCGCCCACCAGGccctgttcctgctcctttCCACGCTGGCCACATTCAATTACGTCATGGCCACGTTGACAGGTCCCGGACTGATGCCAAAACGGTGGCATCCCAAG GATCCCAAGGACGCTCAGTTCCTGCAGTACTGCAAAAAGTGCGAGGGGTACAAAGCGCCACGCTCCCATCATTGCCGCAAGT GTGATCGCTGCGTCAAGAAGATGGACCACCACTGCCCGTGGATCAATCACTGCGTTGGCTGGGCCAACCACGCGTACTTCACATACTTCCTGCTCTTCTCCATCCTGGGCAGCCTGCAGGGCACCGTGGTGCTGTGCTGCTCCTTCTGGCGGGGCATATACCGCTACTACTATCTCACCCACGGACTGGCGCACTTGGCCAGCGTACAGTTCACGCTGCTCAGCATCATCATGTGCATCCTGGGCATGGGCCTGGCCATCGGTGTAGTCATTGGCCTGAGCATGCTGCTGTTCATTCAGCTAAAGACGATTGTCAACAACCAGACCGGCATAGAGATCTGGATAGTGGAGAAGGCCATTTACCGCCGTTATAGGAATGCCGACTGCGACGACGAGTTCCTATATCCCTATGATTTGGGATGGCGCGCAAATTTACGACTGGTATTCAACGACGAGTGCCAAAAGCAGGGAGATGGCATTGAGTGGCCTGTGGCGGAGGGTTGTGATCAGTATACATTGACG CGCGAGCAACTAGCGCAAAAGGAGGAGAAACGAGCTCGAACCCGCACCTTCAGATGCATAGGGCCAGTGACTGGTCGCTGGCTGCCGATCTTCTCTCAGGGATGGCGAGTTTGTGTTGCCGCTCCCTGCTCCGATGAGCCACGCATCAGCCTGCGACCCAACGACATGATTAAGGTCACCCGCTTCCGCAACCACTGGCTGTTTGGTGAGCGAGTGCTTTCCGAGCAAGAGCTAGCTGGCGACAAGAAGCGGCAACGCAAGGGTCCCATTCGCGGGTGGTTCCCACGACGCAGCGCCGTTGAGGTTATTGAGGCGGTTCAGCAAGGCAGCGGTGGCGATGGCAACAGCGAGACACCGGCACCTCTGGCCCAGAATGGCATCGCCCACAGCCACttaaagcagcagcagcgaaacgGACATGCCAAAAAGTACATGTAG